One genomic region from Prionailurus bengalensis isolate Pbe53 chromosome C1, Fcat_Pben_1.1_paternal_pri, whole genome shotgun sequence encodes:
- the FAM229A gene encoding protein FAM229A: MQPAPSTPGPWRAADTCRAPPGPERPPAARGRAAASSLGPASASGRAPRGLDMSAQEPSQGRRFPIEAGDSPGLAAAPESQDSPEPVATEHNPVRPLRRCPGCHCLTLLHVPIDVYLAMGGSPRARAT, from the exons ATGCAGCCCGCCCCCTCGACGCCCGGGCCGTGGCGCGCCGCAGACACCTGCCGGGCTCCGCCTGGACCGGAGCGTCCTCCCGCGGCCAGGGGTCGGGCAGCTGCTTCCAGCCTGGGACCGGCCTCGGCCTCCGGCAG AGCGCCCCGGGGCCTGGACATGAGTGCCCAGGAGCCCTCGCAGGGTCGGAGATTCCCCATTGAGGCCGGAGACTCCCCTGGCCTTGCCGCTGCCCCCGAGTCCCAGGACAGCCCGGAGCCGGTAGCCACGGAGCACAACCCGGTCAG GCCGCTTCGACGCTGCCCGGGCTGCCACTGCCTGACACTGTTGCACGTGCCCATCGACGTCTACCTGGCCATGGGCGGGAGCCCCCGGGCCCGCGCCACCTGA
- the TSSK3 gene encoding testis-specific serine/threonine-protein kinase 3 — MEDFLLSNGYQLGKTIGEGTYSKVKEAFSKKHQTKVAIKIIDKMGGPEEFIQRFLPRELQIVRTLDHKNIIQVYEMLESADGKIYLVMELAEGGDVFDCVLNGGPLPESQAKALFRQMVEAIRYCHGCGVAHRDLKCENALLQGFNLKLTDFGFAKVLPKSRRELSQTFCGSTAYAAPEVLQGIPHDSKKGDVWSMGVVLYVMLCASLPFDDTDIPKMLWQQQKGVSFPTHLGISAECQDLLKRLLEPDMILRPSIEEVSWHPWLAST; from the exons ATGGAGGACTTTCTGCTCTCCAATGGGTACCAGCTGGGCAAGACCATTGGGGAAGGGACCTACTCAAAAGTCAAAGAAGCATTTTccaaaaaacaccaaacaaaagtGGCAATTAAAATTATAGACAAGATGGGAGGGCCGGAAG AATTTATCCAGAGATTCCTGCCTCGGGAGCTCCAGATTGTCCGTACCCTGGACCACAAGAACATCATTCAGGTGTATGAGATGCTGGAGTCTGCTGATGGGAAAATCTACCTGGTGATGGAGCTGGCTGAAGGCGGGGACGTCTTTGACTGTGTGCTGAACGGGGGGCCACTTCCCGAGAGCCAGGCCAAGGCCCTCTTCCGTCAAATGGTCGAGGCCATCCGCTACTGCCACGGCTGTGGTGTGGCCCACCGGGACCTCAAGTGTGAGAACGCCTTGTTGCAGGGCTTCAACCTGAAGCTGACTGACTTTGGCTTCGCTAAGGTGTTGCCCAAGTCACGTCGAGAGCTGAGCCAGACGTTCTGCGGCAGCACAGCCTACGCCGCCCCCGAGGTGCTGCAGGGTATTCCTCATGATAGCAAGAAGGGCGACGTCTGGAGTATGGGCGTGGTCCTGTACGTCATGCTCTGTGCCAGCCTACCTTTTGACGACACAGACATCCCCAAGATGCTGTGGCAGCAGCAGAAGGGGGTGTCTTTCCCCACTCATCTGGGCATCTCAGCCGAATGCCAGGACCTGCTCAAGCGGCTCCTGGAACCAGACATGATCCTCCGGCCTTCAATCGAAGAAGTTAGTTGGCATCCATGGCTAGCAAGCACTTGA